The Meles meles chromosome 6, mMelMel3.1 paternal haplotype, whole genome shotgun sequence genome has a window encoding:
- the LOC123943496 gene encoding basic proline-rich protein-like, whose product MHHDRPPSLPRDVSLHARASAPRRCPQPGPPPGPPQIPTRPLTSPHTRREFGPKCSARFDQPSPKAEVGELLQVQPQRRAPPARGVNSFGETRAGTAGGRKGPSGVPPRRGSGPPGNSLNFQGGVVHHRPPAPNAVRARGGSSRGARAAEPPSASPRHRSDPGPALGAPRPHHRGRLAPPRPPRATTQSRLPAPHPHCRRAPGTPAPGQPDAAQPCRPRSPGRAAPRPSAPKPLPGPLAETPPPLAPPASRTAPRQRGPHRVSGAAGERTHAAAPASHQRSAPPGAASFSPGLAGTSAHGSPHRGYF is encoded by the exons ATGCACCATGACAGACCG CCCTCGCTTCCCCGCGACGTCTCCCTGCACGCGAGGGCGTCCGCACCCCGCAGGTGCCCCCAGCCCGGGCCGCCTCCCGGCCCGCCCCAAATACCGACCCGGCCACTGACATCTCCACACACGCGCCGAGAGTTCGGACCTAAATGTTCCGCCCGCTTCGACCAACCTTCTCCCAAAGCAGAAGTGGGGGAACTTCTTCAAGTCCAACCACAGCGCAGAGCGCCCCCGGCACGAGGGGTCAATTCCTTTGGGGAGACCCGGGCGGGGacagcaggagggaggaaagggccTTCGGGCGTTCCGCCCCGGAGAGGCTCCGGGCCCCCAGGGAACTCCCTCAACTTTCAAGGAGGCGTCGTCCACCACCGCCCCCCAGCCCCAAACGCGGTGCGCGCCCGGGGAGGCTCCTCGCGCGGAGCCCGCGCGGCCGAGCCTCCCTCCGCCAGCCCGCGACACCGGTCCGACCCCGGGCCCGCCCTCGGggcaccccgcccccaccaccgCGGGCGCCTCGCCCCTCCGCGCCCACCCCGCGCGACCACCCAGAGCCGCCTCCCCGCACCCCACCCTCACTGCCGCCGCGCGCCCGGGACCCCGGCTCCCGGCCAGCCGGACGCCGCCCAGCCCTGCCGTCCCCGGAGCCCCGGccgcgccgccccccgccccagcgcCCCCAAGCCCCTACCCGGCCCCCTCGCAGAGACGCCGCCCCCTCTGGCACCACCGGCCTCGCGGACCGCGCCCCGGCAACGCGGCCCTCACCGTGTCTCCGGCGCAGCTGGCGAGCGCACACACGCTGCAGCCCCGGCCAGCCACCAGCGCTCCGCGCCGCCCGGAGCCGCCTCCTTCAGCCCGGGACTCGCCGGGACATCCGCGCACGGATCCCCACACCGGGGCTATTTTTAG